One region of Zingiber officinale cultivar Zhangliang chromosome 7B, Zo_v1.1, whole genome shotgun sequence genomic DNA includes:
- the LOC122007324 gene encoding 28 kDa ribonucleoprotein, chloroplastic-like: MAAAARIFNSISMAEALLPSLPTAPFSSKPPFPLLPLSRSSKPFPFLHLSRSPSPLFLKKSPPFLLLVAKTSDWARQDEDTEVDDGEFGYDEAGSEASDGIEEYEGDEEQTLEGGLVAEADGEFVEEERYAEPPEEAKLYVGNLPYDVDSEGLAQLFEKAGVVEVAEVIYNRQTDQSRGFGFVTMSTVEEADKAVELLHRFEINGRLLTVNKASPRGTRVEITPRTFDPSSLRIYVGNLPWQVDDARLEQIFSEHGKVVEARVLYDRESGRSRGFGFVKMESQAEMEDAIAALDGQSLDGRAIRVNVAEERPPRRAF, encoded by the exons ATGGCGGCCGCCGCGAGGATCTTCAACTCCATATCCATGGCGGAGGCCCTTCTCCCCTCCCTCCCCACTGCTCCCTTCTCCTCCAAgccccccttccctctcctcccaTTGTCTCGCTCCTCCAAGCCCTTCCCCTTCCTCCACCTCTCCCGCTCCCCTTCGCCTTTGTTCCTCAAAAAGAGCCCTCCCTTTCTCCTACTTGTCGCCAAGACCTCCGACTGGGCTCGCCAAGACGAAGATACCGAGGTGGATGACGGTGAGTTCGGGTACGATGAAGCAGGGTCGGAAGCCTCTGATGGGATCGAGGAGTACGAGGGAGATGAGGAGCAGACTTTGGAGGGCGGGTTAGTCGCCGAGGCAGACGGCGAGTTTGTCGAAGAGGAGAGGTATGCCGAGCCGCCTGAGGAAGCTAAGCTCTACGTTGGCAACCTCCCTTACGATGTGGACAGTGAGGGATTGGCTCAGCTCTTCGAGAAGGCCGGCGTTGTCGAGGTCGCTGAG GTGATTTACAatcgccagaccgatcagagtcgtgGATTTGGGTTCGTGACAATGAGCACTGTTGAAGAAGCAGACAAAGCAGTTGAACTGCTCCATCGATTT GAAATTAATGGCCGGCTTTTAACTGTGAACAAAGCATCGCCCAGGGGCACTCGTGTGGAGATAACTCCCCGTACCTTTGATCCTTCTTCCCTTAGAATCTACGTCGGGAATCTGCCATGGCAAGTTGATGATGCTCGTCTGGAGCAAATATTCAGTGAGCATGGTAAAGTTGTGGAAGCGAGGGTGTTGTATGATAGAGAGTCTGGACGCTCACGTGGATTTGGCTTTGTGAAGATGGAATCACAGGCCGAAATGGAAGATGCAATTGCCGCACTTGATGGGCAG AGCTTGGATGGTCGAGCAATACGCGTGAACGTTGCAGAGGAGAGGCCGCCACGACGTGCTTTTTGA
- the LOC122004764 gene encoding BTB/POZ domain-containing protein At1g21780-like — MDPPTSNKGVVVTSVAPPVYKKMFRAEKELIWRIERVHASCVTIDLEFLDLKISSTSNLPTQSIRHLSQHVSIRPDDFLLLDHSIKNTLRNISCMFQESIHADVTIETSDGSLRAHKAVLASSSPVFKSMFLHDFKEKQSSIIKIEDMSTDACSALLAYMYGAIKQDDFLKHCLPLLAAADKYDLQDLRKCCEEILLEDINSSNVFEKLRTARRYKLDKLTKGCLAYLFDFRRLPDVRGKLKDFFYDADRKLLREVFEETVANWKCC, encoded by the exons ATGGATCCTCCTACTAGCAATAAAGGTGTAGTAGTCACCTCGGTGGCCCCTCCAG TATACAAGAAGATGTTCCGGGCTGAAAAGGAGTTAATTTGGCGAATCGAACGTGTTCATGCTTCGTGTGTTACAATTGATCTAGAATTTCTAGATTTGAAGATATCTTCTACCTCAAAT CTACCAACACAATCGATTCGTCATCTTTCACAGCATGTATCAATTCGGCCGGATGACTTCTTGCTTCTGGATCATTCAATCAAAAACACCTTACGTAACATCTCTTGCATGTTTCAAGAGAGCATTCATGCCGATGTCACAATCGAAACTTCGGATGGTTCCTTGAGAGCTCATAAAGCTGTGCTCGCTTCGAGTTCGCCGGTGTTCAAGAGTATGTTTTTGCACGATTTCAAGGAGAAACAGTCGTCCATAATAAAAATAGAGGACATGTCGACGGATGCATGCTCGGCTCTTCTCGCGTACATGTACGGGGCCATCAAACAAGACGATTTCTTGAAGCATTGCCTTCCGCTGTTGGCGGCCGCAGACAAGTACGATTTGCAAGACCTTAGAAAGTGCTGCGAGGAAATTCTCTTGGAAGACATCAATTCCAGCAACGTCTTCGAGAAGCTTCGAACGGCACGGCGTTACAAGCTCGACAAGTTGACCAAGGGCTGCTTGGCATACTTGTTTGATTTCAGGAGGTTGCCTGATGTGAGAGGAAAATTGAAGGATTTCTTTTACGACGCCGATCGAAAACTACTGCGGGAAGTCTTCGAAGAAACCGTTGCTAATTGGAAGTGTTGCTAA
- the LOC122007323 gene encoding BTB/POZ and TAZ domain-containing protein 1-like, which translates to MSSPTSGGGGGGGGDNIGSSADVRILTSGKRRIPAYSRVLAAASPVLKSFLEKAETRSDGGVITISILGVPHEAVDAFLRFLSSPTRFGMMEAEGEAAAAMAEHAVHLLVLSHVYQVGWLKRACERALASHLAAEGVVDVLVLARRCDAAWLHLRCMKLIADDFAAVERTEAWRFLQEHDPCLELDILQSLQDAHLRQKRRRRKREEQRVYTELSEAMECLQHIFSEGCASGKCPNSATCRGLQQLLHHLALCDRKKKPHFCRRCKRLWQLLRLHASICLQPEPCHVPLCSQFKQNMEQQRKGTEEEDEKWRLLAKKVASARVISCLVKRKRQEGFQEQEEPWLKHKSLE; encoded by the exons ATGAGCTCTCCGacgagcggcggcggcggcggcggcggcggcgacaaCATCGGTTCGTCGGCGGATGTCAGGATTCTCACCTCCGGCAAGCGCAGAATCCCGGCTTATTCCCGCGTCCTG GCGGCGGCGTCGCCGGTGCTGAAGAGCTTTCTGGAGAAGGCGGAGACGCGCAGCGACGGCGGAGTGATTACTATCTCCATTCTTGGCGTCCCCCACGAAGCGGTCGATGCCTTCCTCCGCTTCCTCTCCTCTCCGACTAG GTTTGGTATGATGGAGGCGGAgggggaggcggcggcggcgatggCGGAGCACGCGGTGCACTTGCTTGTGCTGTCGCACGTGTACCAGGTGGGGTGGCTGAAGCGCGCTTGTGAGCGGGCGCTGGCGTCGCACCTGGCGGCGGAGGGAGTGGTGGACGTGCTGGTGCTCGCGCGGCGGTGCGACGCCGCCTGGCTCCACCTCCGCTGCATGAAGTTGATCGCCGACGACTTCGCCGCCGTCGAGCGCACCGAGGCCTGGCGCTTCCTTCAGGAGCACGATCCCTGCCTCGAGCTCGACATCCTTCAGTCCCTCCAAGACGCGCACTTG AGGCAGAAGCGGCGGCGGCGGAAGAGGGAGGAGCAGCGCGTGTACACGGAACTGAGCGAGGCGATGGAGTGCCTACAGCACATCTTCTCGGAGGGCTGCGCCTCCGGCAAGTGCCCCAACTCCGCCACCTGCCGCGGCCTCCAGCAGCTCCTCCACCACCTCGCCCTATGCGATCGGAAGAAGAAACCGCACTTCTGCCGGCGATGCAAGCGCCTCTGGCAGCTCCTCCGCCTCCACGCCTCCATCTGCCTCCAGCCCGAACCCTGCCACGTTCCCCTCTGCTC ACAATTCAAGCAGAATATGGAGCAGCAGAGGAAAGGaacagaagaagaggatgaaaagTGGAGGCTGTTGGCGAAGAAGGTGGCATCTGCGAGGGTGATCTCCTGCCTGGTCAAGAGGAAGAGACAAGAAGGGTTCCAAGAGCAGGAGGAGCCATGGCTGAAGCACAAGTCACTTGAATGA
- the LOC122007322 gene encoding molybdopterin biosynthesis protein CNX1-like produces the protein MLSVEEALRIVLGAAERLPPVSVRPHEALGLILAEDVCAPDPLPPYRASIKDGYAVVASDGPGVYPVITESRAGNDGLGTVVTPGTVAYVTTGGPIPDGADAVVQVENTEKVTDNENGGKRVRILARVSKGNDIRNVGRDIEKDARVLMTGEKLGSPEIGLLATIGVTLVKVYPRPTIGILSTGDELVEPATKCLSRGKIRDSNRAMLMAAAVQHNCKVVDLGIACDKEDSLSEVFDAAIASGIDVLFTSGGVSMGDRDLVKPCLSKIGQIHFEKVSMKPGKPLTFAHIITDSKQNKLSKPILAFGFPGNPVSCIVCFNIFAVPAIRKLFGWSNPQLQRVHARIAHPISPDRYRPEFHCAIVRWDDDDGSGRPGFIAESTGKQMSSRLLIMKSANALLELPATDQIIEAGTSVRAVLISDLNNISMSKLTEQVVSSSIKLGHTAQHSAIQIGNTSQESMVRVAILTVSDTVSSGAGPDRSGPRAVSVVNTSSEKLGGAHVVATAVVPDDADKIKDILIRWSDIDNIDLILTLGGTGFTPTDVTPEATKAVIMKEALGLSFVMLQESLKVTPFAMLSRAAAGIRGSTLIINMPGNPNAVAECMDALLPALKHALKQIKGDKREKHPRHTPHSEALPTDQWERSFKAASSRSDCSCSH, from the exons TGGCTTCGGACGGGCCTGGTGTTTATCCGGTGATCACGGAGTCGAGAGCCGGAAACGATGGGTTGGGCACGGTGGTCACTCCTGGAACCGTTGCTTATGTGACGACTGGAG GCCCAATTCCTGATGGCGCTGATGCAGTTGTCCAAGTAGAGAATACTGAAAAAGTGACTGACAATGAGAATGGAGGAAAGAGAGTGAGAATATTGGCGAGAGTATCTAAGGGGAATGACATCCGTAATGTG GGTCGTGATATCGAGAAAGATGCTAGGGTATTGATGACAGGTGAAAAATTAGGCAGTCCAGAGATTGGTTTGCTTGCCACTATAGGTGTCACACTAGTGAAG GTCTATCCTAGACCAACCATTGGAATTCTTTCTACTGGAGATGAGCTAGTTGAGCCAGCAACTAAGTGTCTAAGTCGTGGCAAG ATAAGAGATTCTAACCGTGCAATGTTAATGGCGGCTGCTGTTCAACACAATTGTAAAGTTGTTGACCTTGGTATTGCCTGTGATAAAGAAGATAGTCTTAGTGAGGTTTTCGATGCAGCTATTGCCTCAGGAATTGATGTACTTTTCACTTCCGGTGGTGTTTCTATGGGAGACAGAGACTTAGTTAAACCCTGCTTATCTAAAATCGGGCAAATACATTTTGAAAAG GTTTCCATGAAGCCTGGAAAGCCATTGACATTTGCACATATCATTACGGATTCAAAACAAAACAAACTTTCAAAGCCTATTCTAGCTTTTGGTTTTCCTGGAAACCCTGTGAGTTGTATTGTTTGCTTCAACATATTTGCTGTGCCTGCAATACGAAAACTTTTTGGTTGGTCAAACCCCCAGCTCCAGAG AGTGCATGCCCGAATTGCACACCCCATAAGTCCAGACCGTTATCGTCCTGAGTTTCATTGTGCCATTGTTAGATgggatgatgatgatggatctGGCAGGCCTGG CTTCATTGCTGAGAGCACTGGAAAACAAATGAGTAGTCGACTCCTGATTATGAAATCTGCAAATGCATTATTAGAGTTACCTGCAACAGATCAGATAATAGAAGCTGGGACTTCTGTTCGAGCCGTACTCATTTCAGATTTAAACAACATTTCAATGAGTAAGCTGACAGAACAAGTGGTTTCCTCATCCATTAAGCTTGGACATACTGCACAACACTCTGCCATACAAATTGGAAATACATCTCAAGAATCAATGGTCCGAGTTGCAATTCTTACAGTGAGTGACACTGTTTCTTCAGGTGCTGGCCCCGATCGGAG TGGCCCTAGGGCTGTTTCGGTGGTGAACACTTCTTCCGAAAAGCTAGGAGGAGCACATGTGGTAGCAACAGCAGTTGTGCCTGACGATGCTGATAAAATCAAGGATATTCTCATCCGATGGAGCGACATCGACAACATTGATCTCATTTTGACTCTAG GCGGCACTGGCTTTACGCCTACAGATGTAACACCCGAAGCTACAAAGGCTGTAATCATGAAAGAGGCTCTTGGTCTTTCATTTGTGATGCTTCAAGAGAGTCTTAAG GTAACACCATTCGCAATGCTTTCGCGGGCTGCAGCTGGGATCAGAGGATCGACATTG ATCATCAACATGCCTGGGAACCCAAATGCAGTTGCCGAGTGCATGGACGCGCTGCTTCCTGCACTCAAACATGCCCTGAAGCAAATTAAGGGGGACAAGAGGGAGAAACACCCTCGACACACTCCGCATTCCGAAGCCCTTCCGACCGACCAATGGGAACGCAGCTTCAAAGCTGCGTCTTCCAGGTCTGATTGTTCTTGCTCCCACTGA
- the LOC122007325 gene encoding uncharacterized protein At3g49055-like, translating to MAEEDPNAAVLSDVEDDDDPLPIVLQSSSAPSSASAAAEQRVRDLLAELEKERAARKAAEGTFGRLKSMAQDAIRKRDDALRERDEAVRRRDDALRDKDETARSAERAAAELADAVRLRDEANKNKDSIRSEMETAAQMLLSGIGKISSKVSGYKNFSASGGLSTSQKYTGLPSVAYGVIKRAHEISEELMKQIDAASKARDQARQQVEQRNYEIAIEVSQLEAAIVSLKDQVSQKNSEITNLENVVSERGTRIAEMESEISRLTQLGEDLDAKVKNLEMKLESQRPLIVDQLSYTSKAYEHISEIIKSVKNDNDPSEFSDSLFIWNEMDVGDNLRTSLDGTKSVYELAKVAAEKARVHSEENRSEIDKLNEKVMELLAEKQHIGTLLRSALSSKTNEVRHVAEEGLREAGIDLRLDHLDEQESDQSGENEVYILAGALGTTVKESQTRIVELQHLVEALRAESGLLKARLDAQTKEIAELKHHIKELEEKERMANENVEGLMMDITAAEEEISRWKAAAEQEAAAGRAVEQEFQLQLSALRKELEEARQGAVESDNKLKFKEETAAAAMAARDAAEKSLKLADMRSTRLRERLEELTRQLEESENQDNFQSRNSYRYVCWPWQWLGLNAVRYDQNDVRQGNNEMELSEPLMLDTS from the exons ATGGCCGAGGAAGATCCCAACGCCGCCGTCCTCAGCGATGTCGAAGACGACGACGATCCTCTCCCCATCGTCCTGCAATCTTCCTCTGCCCCTTCTTCCGCTTCCGCGGCCGCTGAGCAGCGCGTCAGAGACCTTCTCGCCGAGCTCGAGAAGGAACGGGCGGCCCGGAAGGCCGCCGAGGGCACCTTCGGCCGCCTCAAGTCCATGGCCCAAGACGCCATCCGGAAGCGAGATGATGCGCTCCGCGAAAGGGACGAGGCTGTCAGGCGGCGAGACGACGCCCTCCGTGACAAGGACGAGACCGCGCGATCCGCGGAACGCGCCGCCGCGGAGCTCGCTGATGCGGTTCGACTCAGGGATGAGGCCAACAAGAACAAGGATTCGATACGGTCCGAGATGGAGACTGCCGCTCAGATGCTCCTTTCCGGAATCGGTAAGATCTCCAGCAAGGTGAGCGGGTACAAGAACTTCTCCGCCTCCGGTGGCCTCTCGACTTCTCAGAAGTACACCGGGCTGCCCTCGGTGGCCTATGGCGTCATCAAGCGGGCGCATGAGATCTCCGAGGAGCTTATGAAGCAGATTGACGCAGCCTCGAAGGCCAGGGATCAGGCCAGGCAACAGGTTGAACAGCGGAATTACGAGATTGCAATAGAGGTGTCGCAGCTTGAGGCTGCAATTGTGAGTCTCAAAGATCAAGTCTCCCAGAAGAACTCGGAGATTACAAACCTGGAGAATGTAGTCTCTGAAAGGGGGACAAGGATCGCAGAGATGGAGAGTGAGATATCCAGACTGACACAGCTTGGTGAGGATCTCGATGCTAAAGTCAAGAATTTGGAAATGAAATTAGAATCTCAGAGACCATTGATTGTTGATCAATTAAGTTACACATCGAAGGCCTATGAACATATTTCAGAGATTATTAAGAGTGTTAAGAATGATAATGATCCATCTGAGTTTTCAGATTCATTGTTCATTTGGAATGAAATGGACGTTGGTGATAATTTACGCACTTCGTTGGATGGGACTAAGTCTGTTTATGAACTGGCTAAGGTCGCAGCGGAGAAAGCAAGGGTTCACTCCGAGGAAAATAGGTCTGAAATTGACAAGTTGAATGAGAAGGTCATGGAACTCTTGGCAGAGAAGCAACATATTGGGACTTTGCTCAGGAGTGCATTGTCGTCAAAGACAAATGAAGTGCGACATGTAGCAGAGGAGGGTCTTAGAGAAGCTGGGATAGATTTGAGATTGGACCATCTTGACGAGCAAGAGTCAGATCAAAGTGGGGAAAATGAAGTGTACATCTTG GCAGGTGCATTGGGAACTACAGTAAAGGAATCACAAACAAGGATTGTTGAGCTGCAGCATTTGGTAGAAGCACTCAG GGCAGAGTCTGGTCTACTGAAAGCTCGTTTGGATGCACAAACAAAAGAGATTGCTGAACTAAAGCATCATATAAAGGAGCTTGAGGAGAAGGAACGGATGGCAAATGAGAAT GTTGAGGGACTCATGATGGACATCACAGCTGCAGAAGAAGAAATTTCAAGATGGAAAGCCGCTGCAGAACAAGAAGCAGCAGCAGGCAGAGCAGTTGAACAGGAATTTCAGTTACAG TTGTCAGCTCTCAGAAAGGAACTGGAAGAGGCAAGGCAAGGAGCCGTAGAGTCAGATAACAAGCTGAAGTTCAAAGAAGAGACTGCAGCTGCCGCAATGGCTGCCAGAGACGCAGCCGAGAAATCCTTGAAGTTAGCCGACATGAGATCTACGAGGCTGCGTGAGAGGCTCGAGGAACTTACTCGGCAGCTCGAGGAATCCGAAAACCAAGACAATTTCCAGAGCAGAAACAGTTATCGATACGTATGCTGGCCGTGGCAATGGCTGGGCTTGAATGCTGTAAGATACGATCAAAATGATGTACGACAAGGTAACAACGAGATGGAATTGTCGGAACCCCTAATGCTGGATACATCATGA
- the LOC122004815 gene encoding BTB/POZ domain-containing protein At1g21780-like produces the protein MAGSENNAGNKVKAISPLAQWRVKSLGVHDYRRSDGFMIGSWNWCLSVENNNSILSIRLISKPSCITEDKYPIAKILIRAHCTGSTNSHYAECKSPLSLAFLHYIKLPGTTQTGSSSMKSTSISCGATQQLLF, from the exons ATGGCCGGCAGCGAAAATAATGCCGGCAACAAAGTGAAAGCCATATCGCCGCTGGCGCAATGGAGGGTCAAGAGCCTCGGGGTACACGACTACCGCCGCTCCGACGGTTTCATGATTGGAAGCTGGAATTG GTGTTTATCCGTCGAGAATAATAATTCTATATTGTCCATCCGGCTCATCTCCAAGCCCAGTTGTATCACTGAGGATAAATACCCCATCGCCAAGATCTTGATCCGTGCCCACTGCACTGGTTCCACGAATTCTCACTACGCTGAATGTAAGTCACCTCTGTCGTTGGCTTTTCTGCACTACATTAAACTTCCTGGAACTACACAAACTGGCAGTTCGTCAATGAAATCCACCTCGATATCCTGTGGAGCCACGCAACAGTTGCTATTTTGA